In Deltaproteobacteria bacterium, a single genomic region encodes these proteins:
- a CDS encoding DEAD/DEAH box helicase, with translation MSESVDALAPFSPAAREWFASAFAAATPVQRDGWARIAAGEHALLLAPTGSGKTLAAFFYAIDQLGSAPRDGGARGVELLYISPLKALVADIERNLRAPLVGVARAADRIGARFAAPRVALRTGDTPVRDRRTQARDPAEILVTTPESLYLILGSAQRETLRAVRWIVVDEVHALAATKRGAHLALSLERVAALCGEREPQRIGLSATARPVSEVARYLGGSRAVAIVDATGPPRLDLTISVPVPDMTKPGTAARVTLSAREPEVHEIALPGHEASAGSELLAPFKSRAKGAGGEDPDTSLWPAIYPKLLEAIRAHRSTILFVNSRGLCERLARRLNELAEEDLVRAHHGSIAHEQRRAIEEDLKAGRLRAIVATSSLELGIDMGAVDLVLMVESPGAVSRGLQRVGRAGHQVGAASRGLIFPKHRSDLLEATVVAKGMRAGAVESLRVPHTPLDVLAQQIVAITALEGWDVSALHDLLRRSASYADLSRELLGSVLDMLAGRYPSADFAELKPRITWDRERDRIEARPGAGKVALLSGGTIPDRGLYGVHVGADGPRVGELDEEMVHETRAGEIVTLGASSWRVAEITRDRVIVNPAPGELGKLPFWRGDGPGRPLELGRALGAFVRELGEQIGPDAAAGETFRPGQNDRPSRDRAEAWLAAHWDLDAYAARNLVDYVQEQREATGSLPSDRSITIERFRDELGDWRVCILTPFGSRLHGPWALAIQARLAAEKATEVHALWNDDGIALRFPDADEAPPTSLFLPEPEEVRDQVVEQVERSALFSGQFRENAARALLLPRWRPGGRTPLWSQRLRAQTLLGIARGFPSFPILLETYRSCLQDAFDLPALEDLLAQIRRREVRIDDVETRSASPFSRNLVFAYTAAFLYEYDNPVAEKRAHALSLDRAMLRELLGHEELRELLDLAVVEEAEAELCGRAPEFRARAAEQLFDLLRRVGDLSDAEIEERSEGDARAWLETLAAERRVARVRIAGEPRWIAAHEAGLYRDAFGVSPPAGLPAEFLEAAPDAIASVVARFARRRGPFVTGDLASRYGLPLAQAELALASLEARGKLASGDFRPGGAAREWCDADVLQLLRRRSLARLRGEVAPVESRALVRFLPEWQGVASGGSLADALDRLEGVPLPWSELERAVLPARVKSFDPRALDELSALGALVWIGAGALGDRDGRVALYRRERAALLADSPIAPDSLSPLAQSILAQLTARGALFFGELLAASGGASAKDVLDALYELVWAGLATNDTFAPLRSLGTRAPLRRGALPGGAAGRWSSVASVLASAISDTQRAHARAGVLLERYGVLAREAFAQEHWRGGFGGVYPVLRAMEEAGKVRRGHFVAGYQGAQFAYAGAVDRLRAARTPYEANANAAAALLVLAACDPAVPFGTLLPWPTPSSPLARPRRSVGARVALADGVLLAFIERGAKKLWTFRDATEAQPELLARAMRALFADRSLAVVRLEEIDGAPAAESPLAEALLRGGFRRGYRGLELERSAASREI, from the coding sequence GTGAGTGAATCCGTCGACGCGCTTGCTCCCTTCAGCCCCGCCGCGCGCGAGTGGTTCGCCTCCGCGTTCGCGGCGGCGACTCCCGTGCAGCGCGACGGCTGGGCGCGCATCGCGGCCGGCGAGCACGCGCTGCTGCTCGCGCCGACGGGCAGCGGCAAGACGCTCGCGGCGTTCTTCTACGCGATCGATCAGCTCGGCAGCGCGCCGCGCGACGGCGGCGCCCGAGGTGTCGAGCTGCTCTACATCTCGCCGCTGAAGGCGCTCGTCGCCGACATCGAGCGCAATCTGCGCGCGCCCCTCGTGGGCGTGGCGCGAGCGGCGGACCGCATCGGCGCGCGCTTCGCGGCGCCGCGCGTGGCGCTGCGCACGGGCGACACGCCCGTGCGCGATCGGCGCACGCAGGCGCGCGATCCCGCCGAGATCCTCGTCACGACTCCGGAGTCGCTCTACCTGATCCTCGGCTCCGCGCAGCGCGAGACGCTGCGCGCGGTGCGCTGGATCGTGGTGGACGAAGTGCACGCGCTCGCGGCGACCAAGCGCGGCGCGCACCTCGCGCTCTCGCTCGAACGCGTCGCAGCGTTGTGCGGCGAGCGCGAGCCGCAGCGCATCGGGCTCTCGGCGACGGCTCGCCCGGTGAGCGAGGTGGCGCGATATCTCGGCGGCTCGCGCGCCGTCGCGATCGTCGACGCGACGGGGCCGCCGAGGCTCGACCTCACGATCTCGGTGCCCGTGCCAGACATGACGAAGCCGGGCACTGCGGCGCGAGTCACGCTGAGCGCGCGCGAGCCCGAGGTGCACGAGATCGCGCTGCCGGGGCACGAGGCGAGCGCTGGGTCGGAGCTGCTCGCGCCGTTCAAGTCGCGCGCGAAGGGCGCCGGCGGCGAAGACCCGGACACGAGCCTCTGGCCGGCGATCTATCCGAAGCTGTTGGAGGCGATCCGCGCGCATCGCAGCACGATCCTGTTCGTGAACAGCCGCGGCCTGTGCGAGCGGCTCGCGCGGCGCCTCAACGAGCTCGCGGAAGAAGATCTCGTGCGCGCGCATCACGGTTCGATCGCGCACGAGCAGCGCCGCGCGATCGAAGAAGATCTCAAAGCGGGGCGGCTGCGCGCGATCGTGGCGACGAGCTCGCTCGAGCTCGGCATCGACATGGGCGCGGTCGACCTCGTGCTGATGGTCGAGTCGCCCGGCGCGGTCTCGCGCGGCCTGCAGCGCGTCGGCCGCGCGGGGCATCAAGTCGGCGCCGCGAGCCGCGGCCTGATCTTCCCGAAGCACCGCAGCGACCTGCTCGAAGCGACCGTCGTCGCGAAGGGCATGCGCGCCGGCGCCGTCGAGTCGCTGCGCGTGCCACACACGCCGCTCGACGTGCTCGCGCAGCAGATCGTCGCGATCACCGCGCTCGAAGGTTGGGACGTGAGCGCGCTGCACGACTTGTTACGGAGAAGCGCGAGCTACGCCGACCTGTCGCGCGAGCTGCTCGGCTCGGTGCTCGACATGCTGGCGGGCCGCTATCCGAGCGCGGACTTCGCGGAGCTGAAGCCGCGCATCACCTGGGACCGCGAGCGCGACCGCATCGAGGCGCGGCCGGGCGCGGGCAAGGTCGCGCTGCTCTCGGGCGGCACGATTCCCGATCGCGGGCTCTACGGCGTTCACGTGGGCGCCGACGGCCCGCGTGTGGGCGAGCTCGACGAAGAGATGGTGCACGAGACGCGCGCGGGCGAGATCGTGACGCTCGGCGCCTCGAGCTGGCGCGTCGCCGAGATCACGCGCGATCGCGTGATCGTGAACCCCGCGCCCGGCGAGCTGGGCAAGCTCCCGTTCTGGCGCGGCGACGGCCCCGGCCGGCCGCTCGAGCTGGGCCGCGCGCTCGGCGCGTTCGTGCGCGAGCTGGGCGAGCAAATCGGGCCGGACGCCGCCGCCGGTGAGACATTTCGGCCCGGCCAGAATGATCGCCCCTCGCGCGATCGCGCCGAGGCGTGGCTCGCCGCGCACTGGGATCTCGACGCGTACGCCGCGCGCAATCTCGTGGACTACGTGCAGGAGCAGCGCGAGGCAACGGGCTCACTGCCGAGCGATCGCAGCATCACGATCGAGCGCTTCCGCGACGAGCTCGGCGACTGGCGCGTGTGCATCCTCACGCCGTTCGGCTCGCGCTTGCACGGGCCGTGGGCGCTCGCGATCCAGGCGCGCCTCGCGGCGGAGAAGGCGACCGAGGTGCACGCGCTGTGGAACGACGACGGCATCGCGCTGCGCTTCCCCGACGCCGACGAGGCGCCGCCGACCTCGCTGTTCTTGCCCGAGCCCGAGGAGGTGCGCGACCAGGTGGTCGAGCAGGTGGAGCGCTCGGCGCTCTTCTCCGGCCAGTTCCGCGAGAACGCGGCGCGCGCGTTGTTGTTGCCGCGCTGGCGGCCGGGCGGGCGCACGCCGCTCTGGAGCCAGCGCCTGCGCGCGCAGACGCTGCTCGGCATCGCGCGCGGCTTTCCCTCGTTCCCGATCTTGCTCGAGACGTATCGCTCGTGCCTGCAGGACGCCTTCGACCTGCCCGCGCTCGAGGACTTGCTCGCGCAGATTCGGCGGCGCGAGGTGCGCATCGACGACGTCGAGACGCGCAGCGCGTCGCCGTTCTCGCGCAATCTGGTCTTCGCCTACACCGCGGCGTTCCTCTACGAGTACGACAACCCCGTCGCCGAGAAGCGCGCGCACGCGTTGTCGCTCGATCGCGCGATGCTGCGCGAGCTGCTCGGCCACGAGGAGCTGCGCGAGCTGCTCGACCTCGCGGTCGTCGAGGAGGCCGAGGCCGAGCTGTGCGGGCGTGCGCCCGAGTTTCGAGCGCGCGCTGCGGAGCAGCTGTTCGACTTGTTGCGGCGCGTGGGCGATCTCAGCGACGCCGAGATCGAGGAGCGCAGCGAGGGCGACGCGCGCGCTTGGCTCGAAACGCTCGCGGCGGAGCGGCGGGTCGCGCGCGTGCGCATCGCGGGCGAACCTCGCTGGATCGCGGCGCACGAGGCCGGGCTCTATCGCGACGCGTTCGGCGTGAGTCCGCCCGCGGGTCTGCCCGCCGAGTTCCTCGAAGCGGCGCCGGATGCAATCGCGAGCGTGGTCGCGCGTTTCGCGCGCCGGCGCGGTCCCTTCGTGACGGGTGACCTCGCTTCGCGCTACGGGCTTCCGCTCGCGCAGGCCGAGCTCGCGCTCGCGAGTCTCGAAGCGCGGGGGAAGCTCGCGAGCGGAGACTTCCGCCCCGGCGGCGCCGCGCGCGAGTGGTGCGACGCCGACGTGCTGCAGTTGTTACGGCGCCGCTCGCTCGCCCGGCTGCGCGGCGAGGTGGCGCCGGTCGAGTCGCGCGCGCTGGTGCGCTTCCTGCCGGAGTGGCAAGGCGTCGCGAGCGGCGGCTCCCTCGCCGACGCGCTCGATCGCCTCGAAGGCGTGCCGCTGCCGTGGAGCGAGCTCGAGCGCGCGGTGCTGCCCGCGCGCGTGAAGAGCTTCGACCCGCGCGCGCTCGACGAGCTCTCCGCGCTCGGCGCGCTGGTGTGGATCGGCGCGGGCGCGCTCGGCGATCGCGACGGTCGCGTCGCGCTCTATCGCCGCGAGCGCGCCGCGTTGCTCGCGGATTCGCCCATCGCGCCCGATTCGCTGAGTCCCCTCGCGCAATCGATCCTCGCGCAGCTCACGGCCCGCGGCGCTCTCTTCTTCGGCGAGCTGCTCGCGGCGAGCGGCGGCGCCTCGGCCAAGGACGTACTCGACGCACTCTACGAGTTGGTGTGGGCGGGCCTTGCGACGAACGACACCTTCGCGCCGCTGCGCAGCCTCGGCACGCGCGCTCCGCTGCGGCGCGGCGCGCTGCCCGGCGGCGCAGCGGGGCGTTGGTCGAGCGTCGCGAGCGTGCTCGCGAGCGCGATCTCGGACACGCAGCGCGCGCACGCACGCGCGGGCGTGCTGCTCGAGCGCTATGGCGTGCTCGCGCGCGAGGCGTTCGCGCAGGAGCACTGGCGCGGCGGTTTCGGCGGCGTGTACCCGGTGCTGCGCGCGATGGAGGAGGCGGGCAAGGTGCGCCGCGGCCACTTCGTCGCGGGTTATCAGGGCGCGCAGTTCGCCTACGCCGGCGCGGTGGATCGCCTGCGCGCGGCGCGCACTCCGTACGAGGCGAACGCGAACGCCGCTGCCGCGCTGCTCGTGCTCGCCGCGTGCGATCCCGCCGTGCCGTTCGGGACGCTGCTGCCGTGGCCGACGCCCAGCTCGCCCCTCGCGCGTCCACGGCGCTCGGTCGGCGCGCGCGTCGCGCTCGCCGACGGCGTGCTCCTCGCTTTCATCGAGCGCGGCGCGAAGAAGCTGTGGACGTTCCGCGACGCCACCGAAGCGCAGCCGGAGCTCCTCGCTCGCGCAATGCGCGCGCTCTTCGCGGACCGCTCGCTCGCGGTCGTGCGCCTCGAAGAGATCGACGGCGCGCCCGCCGCCGAGTCGCCGCTCGCCGAGGCGCTGCTGCGCGGCGGCTTCCGGCGCGGCTACCGCGGGCTCGAGCTCGAACGGTCGGCGGCGAGTCGAGAGATCTAG
- a CDS encoding heme A synthase produces the protein MSAADALARTRAAALARACFVFNGFILANIMLGALVRAHGAGLACPDWPLCFGEVVPQFDFKVAWEVSHRYVGWAFGVTFLTLGALILRDATLRRVAGATWGVSFALLAVQGLLGALTVWHLLASWSVTSHLIVGNVWNASVLWLGLTLRAFARGEPAPAPLARAARWSVALSALFLFFQVFLGSQLSSRYAGLACWRWPACYDERWFPVWGMSDPVGLHVHHRANGYLLALFVLSMVWATRAIPQISKKARLAAVLVFVQIAVGVANVLLELRVEITALHTALAGALVLTLTSCTRVAFAKETR, from the coding sequence ATGTCTGCAGCCGACGCACTCGCCCGCACGCGCGCCGCCGCGCTCGCCCGCGCGTGCTTCGTCTTCAACGGCTTCATCCTCGCGAACATCATGCTCGGCGCGCTCGTGCGCGCACACGGCGCGGGTCTCGCGTGCCCGGATTGGCCGCTGTGCTTCGGCGAAGTGGTGCCGCAGTTCGACTTCAAGGTCGCTTGGGAGGTATCGCACCGTTACGTGGGCTGGGCGTTCGGCGTGACGTTCCTCACGCTCGGCGCGCTGATCCTCCGCGACGCCACGCTGCGCCGCGTCGCCGGTGCCACCTGGGGAGTGAGCTTCGCGCTGCTCGCCGTCCAGGGCCTGCTCGGCGCGCTCACCGTGTGGCACCTGCTCGCGTCGTGGAGCGTCACCTCGCACCTGATCGTCGGGAACGTGTGGAACGCCTCGGTGCTGTGGCTCGGTCTCACGCTGCGCGCGTTCGCGCGAGGCGAGCCCGCACCCGCGCCGCTCGCGCGCGCTGCGAGGTGGTCCGTCGCGCTCAGCGCGCTCTTCCTGTTCTTCCAAGTGTTTCTCGGCAGCCAGCTCTCGTCGCGCTACGCGGGCCTCGCCTGCTGGCGCTGGCCCGCTTGTTACGACGAGCGCTGGTTCCCGGTGTGGGGCATGAGCGACCCCGTCGGCCTCCACGTCCACCACCGCGCGAACGGCTACCTGCTCGCGCTGTTTGTGCTTTCGATGGTGTGGGCGACGCGCGCAATTCCGCAGATCTCGAAGAAGGCGCGACTCGCCGCGGTGCTGGTGTTCGTGCAGATCGCAGTCGGCGTCGCCAACGTGCTGCTCGAGCTGCGCGTCGAGATCACGGCGCTGCACACCGCGCTCGCCGGCGCGCTCGTGCTCACGCTCACGTCCTGCACCCGCGTCGCATTCGCGAAGGAGACGAGATGA
- a CDS encoding TIGR01777 family oxidoreductase, whose translation MTDVVLTGGTGMIGARLAELLRAEGRALRWITRDAARVALRGSERAYSWNGTKVETAWLDGAGAVVHLAGEPIFGGLPTAARRERIWSSRIDSTRSVVDALAALPDASRPRVFVCASAVGYYADSGDDEIRESDPPGPGFISELCRDWEAEAARARALGVRVCSLRIGVVLARSGGALGLMLPIFRAGLGGKLGDGRQWFPWIHLEDCAALMQFALTSEAASGAWNCTAPGSVRNAEFSAALAKQLHRPAFFAVPAFAVRTALRDISTELLASRRIVPAAAQSAGFTFRYPTLDAALSEIVAK comes from the coding sequence ATGACGGACGTAGTCCTCACCGGCGGCACGGGGATGATCGGCGCGCGTCTCGCCGAGTTGTTACGGGCCGAGGGGCGCGCGCTTCGCTGGATCACGCGCGACGCCGCGCGCGTCGCGCTGCGCGGCAGCGAGCGCGCCTATTCGTGGAACGGGACGAAGGTGGAGACCGCGTGGCTGGACGGTGCGGGCGCGGTGGTGCACCTCGCGGGAGAGCCGATCTTCGGCGGGCTCCCGACTGCGGCGAGGCGCGAGCGCATCTGGTCGAGCCGCATCGACTCGACGCGCAGCGTGGTCGACGCCCTCGCCGCGCTGCCAGACGCGAGCCGCCCGCGCGTCTTCGTGTGCGCTTCCGCGGTGGGTTACTACGCCGACTCGGGCGACGACGAGATCCGCGAGAGCGATCCGCCCGGCCCCGGCTTCATCTCCGAGCTGTGCCGCGACTGGGAGGCCGAGGCCGCGCGCGCACGCGCGCTCGGCGTGCGCGTGTGCTCACTGCGCATCGGCGTCGTGCTCGCGCGCAGCGGAGGCGCGCTCGGTCTGATGCTGCCGATCTTTCGCGCTGGACTCGGCGGCAAGCTGGGCGACGGCAGGCAGTGGTTCCCGTGGATCCACCTCGAAGATTGCGCCGCGCTCATGCAGTTCGCGCTGACGAGTGAAGCCGCGAGCGGAGCCTGGAACTGCACCGCGCCCGGCAGCGTGCGCAATGCAGAGTTCAGCGCCGCGCTCGCGAAGCAGTTGCACCGCCCCGCGTTCTTTGCCGTGCCTGCGTTTGCGGTGCGCACCGCCCTACGCGACATCTCGACCGAGCTGCTCGCGAGCCGGCGCATCGTTCCCGCCGCGGCGCAGAGCGCGGGCTTCACGTTCCGCTACCCGACCCTCGACGCCGCGCTCTCGGAGATCGTCGCGAAGTAA
- a CDS encoding LLM class F420-dependent oxidoreductase, protein MALNLGRMALTIPAPFYDARGQIELAQRAEREWGYPAIWMAETAGPDSFSLAGALAVSTSTIEIGTAIVAVYNRTPAVLAMSAATLAQLSNDRFILGLGSSSHAIMRDWNGCDFREPLGHVRESVAVIRQALNADKTDFNGKYFRSNGLRLGAKPKKPMRIYLAALREKMCELAGEVGEGLIINFQPASAMPQILAAYRRGAAKAGRDGTRDEVVCRFQVCVTNDRAKARGLVRMAFGGYLSAPVYNAFLAWCGFEEEAKAIAEGFAKKDRAAVAAAITDEIVDRIAIIGTAEECKEQLAGFVKAGVTTPVIAPLATSRDEALRIYETFAPSASAS, encoded by the coding sequence ATGGCGCTGAACCTGGGCCGGATGGCGCTCACGATCCCTGCCCCGTTCTACGACGCGCGCGGGCAGATCGAGCTCGCGCAGCGCGCGGAGCGCGAGTGGGGCTACCCCGCGATTTGGATGGCGGAGACCGCCGGACCGGACTCGTTCTCGCTCGCGGGCGCATTGGCCGTCTCGACGAGCACGATCGAGATCGGCACGGCGATCGTGGCGGTCTACAACCGCACGCCCGCGGTGCTCGCGATGAGCGCGGCGACGCTCGCGCAGCTCTCGAACGACCGCTTCATCCTCGGCCTCGGCTCGTCGTCGCACGCGATCATGCGCGACTGGAACGGCTGCGACTTCCGCGAGCCGCTCGGCCACGTGCGCGAGTCGGTGGCCGTGATCCGGCAAGCACTGAACGCGGACAAGACCGATTTCAACGGCAAGTACTTCCGCTCGAACGGCCTGCGCCTCGGTGCGAAGCCGAAGAAGCCGATGCGCATCTACCTCGCCGCGCTGCGCGAGAAGATGTGCGAGCTCGCCGGCGAAGTCGGCGAAGGGCTGATCATCAACTTCCAGCCCGCGAGCGCGATGCCGCAGATCCTCGCCGCCTATCGCCGCGGCGCCGCGAAGGCGGGGCGCGACGGCACGCGGGACGAGGTCGTGTGCCGCTTCCAGGTGTGCGTCACGAACGATCGCGCGAAGGCGCGCGGGCTCGTGCGCATGGCATTCGGCGGATATCTCTCAGCGCCGGTCTACAACGCGTTCCTCGCGTGGTGCGGCTTCGAGGAAGAGGCGAAGGCGATCGCCGAGGGCTTCGCGAAGAAGGATCGCGCAGCGGTCGCCGCAGCGATTACGGACGAGATCGTCGATCGCATCGCGATCATCGGCACCGCCGAGGAGTGCAAGGAGCAACTCGCGGGCTTCGTGAAGGCGGGCGTGACGACGCCCGTGATCGCGCCGCTCGCGACGAGCCGCGACGAAGCGCTGCGGATTTACGAGACCTTCGCGCCGTCGGCAAGCGCCTCTTGA
- a CDS encoding 3-hydroxyacyl-CoA dehydrogenase, with protein MDLHGSAAIVTGGGSGLGEATSREIVARGGRVTILDLGRSKGAEVAKSLGDAAQFCEADVANEAQVQAAVDATVAKFGLVNIVVNCAGIGTAGKTVDKEGKPFNLDLFRKTIEVNLIGTFNVIRLSAAKMQTNAPNAGGERGVVINTASVAAFEGQIGQCAYSASKGGVVGMTLPIARDFASVGIRVCTIAPGLFLTPMLMGLPEPARASLGKQVPFPSRLGNPEEYAALACHIVENPMLNGEVIRLDGAIRMQPR; from the coding sequence ATGGATCTGCACGGCAGCGCCGCGATCGTGACGGGCGGCGGCTCGGGGCTGGGTGAGGCGACATCGCGCGAGATCGTGGCGCGCGGCGGGCGCGTCACGATTCTCGATCTCGGGCGCAGCAAGGGCGCGGAGGTGGCGAAGTCGCTCGGCGACGCGGCGCAGTTCTGCGAGGCGGACGTCGCGAACGAAGCGCAGGTCCAGGCGGCCGTCGACGCGACGGTCGCGAAGTTCGGCCTCGTGAACATCGTCGTGAACTGCGCGGGAATCGGCACAGCGGGCAAGACCGTCGACAAGGAAGGCAAGCCATTCAACCTCGATCTCTTCCGCAAGACGATCGAGGTCAACCTGATCGGCACGTTCAACGTGATCCGCCTCAGCGCGGCGAAGATGCAGACGAACGCACCGAACGCCGGCGGCGAGCGCGGTGTGGTGATCAACACCGCGTCGGTCGCCGCGTTCGAGGGCCAGATCGGGCAGTGCGCCTACTCCGCGTCGAAGGGCGGCGTCGTCGGCATGACGCTGCCGATCGCGCGCGACTTCGCGAGCGTCGGCATTCGCGTGTGCACGATCGCACCGGGGCTCTTCCTCACGCCGATGCTGATGGGCCTGCCGGAGCCCGCGCGCGCCTCGCTCGGCAAGCAGGTGCCCTTCCCGTCGCGCCTCGGCAACCCCGAGGAGTACGCCGCGCTCGCGTGCCACATCGTCGAGAACCCGATGCTGAACGGCGAAGTGATCCGCCTCGACGGCGCCATCCGGATGCAGCCGCGCTGA
- a CDS encoding aminotransferase class IV produces the protein MDASSCYTTARWTGTRVALGRRAAERLARDCAALGLGAPRAERVHAELARLGAYRFGTAPGIVRLEACRDEAGTLALVGTTRALGPDPHVWRAVSAWHAGPHALAPGAKLARADVEAAREAASAAGCDEALMFDSKGRLVEGARTNVIVVREDGALLTPSPALGCVRGLALAVLRETLPEIADAALTRDDLARAAEVIAVNSVRGAKAIAQLDGEKLGAVAAPGPVCERLAAILRAAA, from the coding sequence ATGGACGCGAGCAGCTGCTACACGACCGCGCGCTGGACCGGCACGCGCGTGGCGCTCGGGCGGCGCGCGGCGGAGCGGCTCGCGCGCGACTGCGCGGCGCTCGGGCTCGGCGCGCCGCGCGCGGAGCGCGTGCACGCGGAGCTCGCGCGCCTCGGCGCGTATCGCTTCGGCACCGCGCCCGGCATCGTGCGCCTGGAGGCGTGCCGCGACGAAGCCGGCACGCTCGCGCTGGTGGGCACGACTCGCGCGCTCGGTCCCGACCCGCACGTGTGGCGCGCGGTCTCCGCGTGGCACGCCGGCCCGCACGCGCTCGCACCCGGCGCGAAGCTCGCGCGCGCCGACGTCGAGGCCGCACGCGAAGCCGCGAGCGCAGCGGGCTGCGACGAGGCGCTGATGTTCGATTCGAAGGGGCGACTCGTCGAAGGCGCCCGAACGAACGTGATCGTCGTACGCGAAGACGGTGCGCTGCTCACGCCATCACCCGCGCTCGGCTGTGTGCGCGGTCTCGCGCTCGCGGTGCTGCGCGAGACGCTGCCCGAGATCGCCGACGCCGCGCTCACACGCGACGACCTCGCGCGCGCCGCCGAGGTGATCGCGGTGAACTCGGTGCGCGGCGCGAAGGCGATCGCGCAGCTCGATGGCGAGAAGCTCGGCGCGGTCGCTGCGCCGGGGCCGGTGTGCGAGCGGCTGGCGGCGATCCTGCGCGCGGCGGCGTGA
- a CDS encoding citrate synthase: MSKSAELHYDGKKISLPIIEGSEGERAIDIQKLRDSTGLITLDPGYGNSGSCESSITFINGEEGILHYRGYPIEEIAEKCTFLEVALLLMDGELPNKKRLDEFTRSIRYHTMLHEDFRLFYRSLPKDAHPMAACSAGVAALSSFYTDSLDPRSSRQVDISIHRLIAKLPTIAAYALKQSIGQPFMYPNNQLSYVGNFLHLMFATPCEPYRVDPTVEEALDLLFILHADHEQNCSTSTVRLVGSAHANLFASVSAGISALWGPRHGGANQEVIEMLQKIEGEGLTARQFVERAKSRDDTSRLMGFGHRVYKNFDPRAKVIKKACSAVLNRLGVQSKLLEIAMELEEIALKDDYFVSRKLYPNIDFYSGVIYTAIGVPEKLFTALFAIGRLPGWIAQWQEMHDQKHKIGRPRQVYQGPTKRTVVPIDQRG; this comes from the coding sequence ATGAGCAAGAGCGCCGAGCTTCACTACGACGGGAAGAAGATCTCGCTGCCGATCATCGAGGGCAGCGAGGGTGAGCGCGCGATCGACATCCAGAAGCTGCGCGACTCGACCGGCCTGATCACGCTCGACCCCGGCTACGGCAACTCGGGCTCGTGCGAGAGCTCGATCACGTTCATCAACGGCGAGGAGGGCATCCTCCACTACCGCGGCTACCCGATCGAGGAGATCGCCGAGAAGTGCACGTTCCTCGAGGTGGCGCTGCTGCTGATGGACGGCGAGCTGCCGAACAAGAAGCGCCTCGACGAGTTCACGCGGTCGATCCGCTACCACACGATGCTGCACGAGGACTTCCGACTCTTCTATCGCTCGCTGCCGAAAGACGCGCATCCGATGGCGGCCTGCTCGGCTGGCGTCGCGGCGCTCTCGTCCTTCTACACGGACTCGCTCGACCCGCGCTCGTCGCGCCAGGTGGACATCTCGATCCACCGGCTGATCGCGAAGCTGCCCACGATCGCGGCCTACGCGCTGAAGCAGTCGATCGGGCAGCCGTTCATGTACCCCAACAACCAGCTCTCGTACGTCGGGAACTTCCTGCACCTGATGTTCGCGACGCCGTGCGAGCCGTACCGCGTCGACCCCACGGTCGAGGAGGCGCTCGACCTGCTCTTCATCCTGCACGCCGACCACGAGCAGAACTGCTCGACCTCGACCGTACGCCTCGTTGGCTCGGCGCACGCGAACCTGTTCGCCTCGGTCTCGGCCGGCATCAGCGCGCTCTGGGGCCCGCGCCACGGCGGCGCGAACCAGGAAGTGATCGAGATGCTCCAGAAGATCGAGGGTGAGGGCCTCACCGCGAGGCAGTTCGTCGAGCGCGCCAAGAGTCGCGACGACACCTCGCGCCTGATGGGCTTTGGCCATCGCGTCTACAAGAACTTCGACCCGCGCGCGAAGGTGATCAAGAAGGCGTGCTCGGCCGTGCTGAACCGGCTCGGCGTGCAGAGCAAGCTGCTCGAGATCGCGATGGAGCTCGAGGAGATTGCGCTCAAGGACGACTACTTCGTGTCGCGCAAGCTCTACCCGAACATCGACTTCTACTCGGGCGTGATCTACACGGCGATCGGCGTGCCGGAGAAGCTCTTCACGGCGCTCTTCGCCATCGGCCGCCTGCCCGGCTGGATCGCACAGTGGCAAGAGATGCACGACCAGAAGCACAAGATCGGGCGGCCGCGGCAGGTGTACCAGGGGCCGACGAAGCGCACGGTGGTGCCGATCGATCAGCGCGGCTAG